One window of Mediterraneibacter gnavus ATCC 29149 genomic DNA carries:
- a CDS encoding nuclear transport factor 2 family protein — protein MNEREKTIRLWFDMWLNQQDMGIDDIFTEDVIYTESWSPQYNNRKTVKHWFQEWNTRGKVVIWEIKQFFHKGDQTIVEWYFKNEMNNGSIEEFDGISLVEWTEDNKIKALKEFGCNRNTYNPYQEGDTPQFKAEKANWF, from the coding sequence ATGAATGAACGAGAAAAAACAATCCGACTATGGTTTGATATGTGGCTCAATCAGCAGGATATGGGCATTGATGATATTTTTACAGAAGATGTAATCTATACAGAAAGCTGGAGTCCCCAGTATAACAACCGAAAAACAGTAAAGCATTGGTTTCAGGAATGGAATACCCGTGGCAAGGTAGTTATTTGGGAAATCAAGCAATTTTTTCATAAGGGAGATCAAACGATTGTAGAGTGGTATTTCAAAAATGAAATGAACAATGGAAGTATAGAGGAATTTGACGGCATTTCTTTGGTTGAATGGACAGAGGACAATAAAATAAAGGCATTAAAAGAATTTGGGTGTAATCGCAATACCTATAATCCATACCAGGAAGGCGATACCCCTCAATTCAAAGCAGAAAAAGCGAATTGGTTTTGA
- a CDS encoding response regulator transcription factor, with protein sequence MKEKILIIEDDPLIRNELKTLLQSNGYETVAPENFSDAIDRIKAEQPHLILLDIKLPGTSGFSLCTEVRTFSEVPIIFVTSCNTDMDELNSIMLGGDAFITKPYNTAILLAKIASLLKKAYPAQQREQIVYGDTVLHLESSSLDYHGQSVELTKNELKILYYLFKNGGKICSRGDIVEYLWDNQLYVDDNALSVNINRIREKLASIGLTDFIKTKHRQGYTI encoded by the coding sequence ATGAAAGAAAAAATATTGATAATAGAAGATGATCCGTTGATACGGAATGAATTGAAAACGCTGCTGCAAAGCAACGGCTATGAAACGGTGGCTCCGGAGAATTTTTCTGATGCGATCGACCGTATCAAAGCTGAACAGCCACATTTGATTTTGCTGGACATCAAACTGCCGGGAACCAGTGGCTTTTCTCTCTGCACCGAGGTTCGCACATTTTCTGAAGTGCCAATCATCTTTGTGACAAGCTGCAACACGGATATGGACGAACTGAATAGCATCATGCTGGGCGGAGACGCTTTTATTACGAAGCCCTATAACACAGCGATCCTGCTTGCGAAAATTGCTTCTCTGCTGAAGAAAGCCTATCCCGCACAGCAAAGGGAACAGATCGTCTATGGAGATACAGTGCTGCATCTGGAATCCAGCAGTCTGGACTATCATGGACAGAGCGTAGAGCTTACCAAGAACGAATTGAAAATTCTCTATTACCTTTTCAAGAACGGAGGAAAAATCTGTTCTCGCGGAGATATTGTTGAGTATTTGTGGGACAATCAGTTGTATGTGGATGATAATGCTTTGAGTGTCAATATTAACCGCATACGGGAAAAATTGGCGAGCATTGGTTTGACGGATTTTATCAAGACAAAGCACCGACAGGGGTACACGATATGA
- a CDS encoding sensor histidine kinase: protein MNSRRYWKNRLPFLLTNLVCMAALTVFLLVCGNSVSAVVLILIVWALILLMGLILTYWKRKRQMKKLLDMAEQLSERYLISEVMELPEQAEDQVYYQLLKMAGKSMLEQIGEIERERLEYKEYIEQWIHEIKTPITAMKLLCENHRMDWTKELLLELEKTNRFTEQALYYARSEHTEKDYSVREMALSQVVHGAIADNKYLLLQSGMRLEVEEMQDTVYSDEKWVRFILNQLIANAVKYRTEQPVLRISTHKRQDQVVLVVEDNGIGIAASDLPRIFEKGFTGQNGRKIQQSTGIGLYLCKRLCEKLGIGIAAESSEHGTAVSLSFHINCLIHEVQD from the coding sequence ATGAACAGCAGACGATATTGGAAAAACAGGCTGCCATTTCTGCTGACAAACCTTGTTTGTATGGCTGCGCTCACTGTATTTCTGCTGGTGTGCGGCAATTCGGTTTCCGCAGTAGTATTGATCCTGATCGTATGGGCATTGATTTTGCTGATGGGACTTATCCTCACTTACTGGAAACGGAAACGGCAGATGAAAAAACTTCTGGATATGGCGGAGCAGCTTTCCGAAAGATACCTCATTTCCGAAGTGATGGAGCTACCAGAACAGGCCGAGGACCAGGTTTACTATCAGCTTTTGAAAATGGCCGGAAAATCCATGTTGGAGCAGATTGGAGAGATCGAGCGGGAACGCCTGGAGTACAAGGAATACATTGAACAATGGATTCACGAAATCAAAACGCCCATTACTGCCATGAAACTCCTATGTGAAAATCATCGGATGGACTGGACAAAAGAACTTCTGCTGGAGCTGGAAAAGACCAACCGCTTTACCGAACAGGCTCTTTATTACGCCCGCAGCGAACATACAGAGAAAGATTATTCTGTACGGGAAATGGCGCTGTCCCAAGTGGTGCATGGGGCGATTGCAGATAATAAATATCTGCTGCTCCAAAGTGGTATGCGTCTGGAAGTGGAGGAAATGCAGGATACGGTTTATTCAGATGAAAAGTGGGTGCGTTTTATCCTAAATCAACTGATTGCCAATGCGGTCAAGTATCGTACGGAACAGCCGGTTCTCCGCATTTCCACCCATAAACGGCAGGATCAGGTTGTCCTTGTCGTGGAGGATAATGGAATCGGAATTGCTGCGTCCGATCTGCCCCGTATTTTTGAAAAGGGATTTACAGGCCAGAACGGTCGCAAGATTCAGCAATCCACAGGAATTGGTCTGTATCTGTGCAAACGGCTTTGTGAAAAGCTGGGCATTGGCATTGCGGCGGAATCGTCGGAACATGGCACAGCCGTTTCCCTTTCTTTTCACATCAACTGTCTGATTCATGAAGTGCAGGACTGA